The Mycoplasmopsis mustelae genome includes a window with the following:
- a CDS encoding DHH family phosphoesterase: MLIGNSKVAIDAIEKYHNIIIFHHIRPDGDCLGSQHGLKELIQTNYPDKKVYAVGDNVGVLDFMNYQFTKIDDIDFNNSLAIVVDASNGNRIQNAELLYELKTTARLRIDHHPNQADIQYEYNWVDEHYVAAAEMIAQLAYDAKWKVTQAASEFIYLGINTDSGRFLFPDTSARTYQLVAFLMQNGFHPQNILRQLSKRSVQDIKIAGKILSEFKKDGKVLYYEIKNEFLNEFKINSLQAAIFVNELANIDDNACWALFIQLEDGLIRGRLRSNGPLVNKVANLYNGGGHDNAAGITLKSWDQVPEVITKLNELILEWENK, translated from the coding sequence ATGCTTATAGGAAATTCAAAAGTAGCAATAGATGCTATTGAAAAATATCATAATATTATTATTTTTCACCACATCCGACCTGATGGAGACTGTCTAGGTTCACAACATGGACTTAAAGAACTAATTCAAACAAACTATCCCGATAAAAAAGTTTACGCTGTAGGAGACAACGTTGGTGTTTTAGATTTTATGAATTATCAATTTACTAAAATCGATGATATAGATTTCAATAATTCATTAGCAATTGTTGTAGACGCTTCTAATGGTAATCGTATTCAAAATGCTGAATTATTATATGAACTAAAAACTACTGCTCGTCTAAGAATTGATCATCATCCAAATCAAGCTGACATTCAATATGAATACAATTGAGTTGATGAACATTATGTTGCTGCAGCTGAAATGATTGCCCAACTGGCATATGACGCTAAATGAAAAGTTACACAAGCTGCATCAGAATTCATTTACTTAGGTATTAATACTGATTCAGGTCGTTTTTTATTCCCTGATACATCCGCACGTACCTATCAATTAGTTGCTTTTTTGATGCAAAATGGTTTTCATCCACAAAATATATTAAGACAACTAAGTAAGCGTTCTGTGCAAGACATCAAAATTGCTGGTAAAATTCTTTCCGAATTTAAAAAAGATGGCAAAGTTTTATACTATGAAATAAAAAATGAATTTTTAAATGAATTTAAGATCAACTCTTTACAAGCTGCAATATTTGTTAATGAATTAGCGAATATCGATGACAATGCCTGTTGAGCTTTATTTATCCAACTAGAAGATGGATTAATCCGTGGTCGTTTACGTTCTAATGGACCTTTAGTTAACAAAGTTGCAAATTTATATAATGGTGGCGGGCATGATAATGCGGCCGGAATTACCTTAAAATCTTGAGATCAAGTACCAGAAGTCATCACAAAATTAAATGAATTAATTTTAGAATGAGAGAATAAATAA
- a CDS encoding DHH family phosphoesterase translates to MQIGNLEIITEQLKKYDHIVIFHHIRPDGDCLGSQFGLRELLKTNFPNKKVYAVGDAKNTFDFLDFKMDSIPNNEILSKSLAVVVDANFKERIEKRELLDANLFAATIRIDHHPNEDDLGENTVRWVDSSYVAADEMITHLAVANNWKITQNAANYLYLGINTDSGRFQFPNVNSRTLNLAAKLYDAGLQADYIHKNLSKLSLNDLKFNSWLISTLKTRDGVAYIQNDLETTLKFGKTPQSSVRVNSIGNIKGFPIWVQFTEEETGKIRVEFRSNGPIVRNVALKWGGGGHERASGAMLDSFDLVEAVIDDCVKEVAKYNETKL, encoded by the coding sequence ATGCAAATCGGAAATCTTGAAATTATAACTGAACAATTAAAAAAATATGATCATATCGTGATATTTCACCACATTCGCCCTGACGGAGACTGTTTAGGATCGCAATTTGGTTTAAGAGAATTATTAAAAACTAATTTTCCTAATAAAAAAGTTTATGCAGTTGGTGATGCTAAAAATACGTTTGATTTTTTAGATTTTAAAATGGATTCTATACCAAATAATGAAATTTTATCAAAATCATTAGCCGTTGTAGTTGATGCAAATTTTAAAGAAAGAATTGAAAAAAGAGAACTTTTAGATGCAAACTTATTTGCAGCAACCATTCGAATCGATCATCACCCAAACGAAGATGATTTAGGTGAAAATACCGTGCGTTGAGTTGATAGTTCTTATGTTGCAGCTGACGAAATGATTACTCATTTGGCCGTCGCAAATAATTGAAAAATCACTCAAAATGCAGCAAATTATTTATATTTAGGAATTAATACTGACTCAGGTCGTTTCCAATTTCCAAATGTTAATTCCAGAACGTTAAATTTAGCTGCAAAACTTTATGATGCAGGCTTACAAGCAGACTACATTCATAAAAATTTATCTAAATTATCATTAAATGATTTAAAATTTAATTCTTGATTAATCTCAACTCTTAAAACCAGAGATGGTGTAGCATATATTCAAAACGATTTAGAAACTACTTTAAAATTTGGTAAAACACCACAAAGTTCAGTACGCGTAAACTCTATTGGTAATATTAAAGGTTTTCCGATTTGAGTTCAATTTACAGAAGAAGAAACCGGAAAAATTCGAGTAGAATTTAGGTCAAATGGTCCAATTGTTCGAAACGTTGCTTTAAAATGAGGTGGTGGTGGCCACGAACGTGCTTCAGGTGCTATGCTTGATAGTTTTGATTTAGTAGAAGCAGTAATTGATGATTGTGTTAAGGAAGTTGCAAAATATAATGAAACAAAACTGTAG